One region of Sus scrofa isolate TJ Tabasco breed Duroc chromosome 3, Sscrofa11.1, whole genome shotgun sequence genomic DNA includes:
- the MYL10 gene encoding myosin regulatory light chain 10 — MAPRRARKRAEGAASSNVFSMFDQSQIQEFKEAFTIMDQNRDGFIDKEDLRDTFAALGRINVKNEELEAMVKEAPGPINFTVFLTMFGEKLKGTDPEETILHAFKVFDAEGKGFVKADFIKEKLMTQADRFSEEEIKQMFAAFPPDVCGNLDYRNLCYVITHGEEKD, encoded by the exons ATG GCACCAAGAAGAGCCCGGAAAAGAGCAGAAGGCGCGGCCAGCTCCAACGTCTTCTCCATGTTCGATCAGTCTCAGATCCAGGAGTTTAAAGAG GCTTTCACCATCATGGACCAGAACCGGGACGGCTTCATCGACAAGGAGGACCTGAGGGACACCTTTGCTGCCCTGG gTCGCATCAATGTGAAGAACGAGGAGCTGGAAGCCATGGTGAAGGAGGCCCCCGGGCCCATCAACTTCACGGTCTTTCTGACCATGTTCGGGGAGAAGCTGAAGG GCACGGACCCAGAGGAGACCATTCTCCATGCCTTCAAGGTGTTTGACGCGGAAGGGAAAGGTTTCGTCAAGGCCGACTT CATCAAAGAGAAGCTCATGACGCAGGCAGACCGGTTCAGCGAGGAGGAG ATCAAGCAGATGTTTGCAGCTTTCCCACCAGATGTGTGTGGCAACCTGGACTACAGGAACCTGTGCTATGTCATCACGCACGGCGAAGAAAAAGACTAG